In Halobacillus amylolyticus, the following proteins share a genomic window:
- a CDS encoding YqzL family protein, with protein sequence MSWNVFRQTGNIETYLLMKELEMNGESSEQEYVSTGTGQVEENDGQ encoded by the coding sequence ATGTCTTGGAATGTGTTTAGACAAACAGGAAACATAGAAACCTATTTGCTAATGAAGGAACTGGAAATGAATGGCGAATCATCAGAACAGGAATATGTTTCAACTGGGACAGGGCAGGTTGAGGAAAACGACGGGCAATAA
- the recO gene encoding DNA repair protein RecO, whose translation MLEKVEGIVIRTRDYGETHKIVTLMTREKGKIGVMARGAKKPKSRMTSVTQPFIHGHYLIHIGSGLGSLSQGEVTTSLRSIREDIVQTAYASYMAELTDKLIEEKQPDPFIYEQLLQSLIWMAEGKDPEILSMMYELKLYKKGGFAPSVNGCMGCGNDQGPFSFSIREGGLLCNRCKQLDPEAYGLPDPLAHLLRVFLHMDVRRLGQISMKEENKKKLRRLLDEYYDRYGGYFLKSKKFLKQLDLFK comes from the coding sequence TTGTTAGAAAAAGTAGAAGGCATTGTCATTCGAACGAGAGACTACGGGGAAACGCATAAGATCGTTACACTAATGACTAGAGAAAAGGGGAAAATCGGGGTCATGGCTCGAGGAGCTAAAAAGCCGAAGAGTCGGATGACCTCCGTGACTCAGCCCTTTATTCACGGTCATTACTTAATACACATTGGATCAGGTTTAGGCTCTTTAAGCCAAGGAGAAGTAACGACCTCTCTTCGGTCTATACGCGAAGATATTGTTCAAACCGCGTATGCTTCTTACATGGCTGAATTAACCGACAAGTTAATTGAAGAGAAACAGCCTGATCCCTTTATTTATGAACAATTATTACAATCATTGATATGGATGGCTGAAGGAAAGGATCCAGAAATTCTCTCCATGATGTATGAGTTAAAACTGTATAAAAAAGGCGGCTTTGCTCCGAGTGTGAATGGTTGTATGGGTTGCGGCAATGATCAAGGACCGTTCTCCTTTTCTATCAGAGAAGGCGGCTTACTGTGCAATCGCTGTAAACAGTTAGACCCAGAAGCCTATGGTTTACCAGACCCTTTAGCGCATTTGCTGCGTGTATTTCTACATATGGATGTAAGGAGACTAGGGCAAATATCAATGAAAGAGGAGAATAAAAAGAAGCTGCGCCGGCTTCTAGATGAATATTATGATCGTTATGGTGGCTATTTCCTTAAGTCAAAAAAATTCCTTAAACAATTGGATCTTTTTAAATGA
- the glyQ gene encoding glycine--tRNA ligase subunit alpha: MNIQTMIQTLQNHWSKEGCLLMQAYDTEKGAGTMSPMTLLRSLGPEPWNVAYVEPSRRPADGRYGQNPNRLYQHHQFQVIMKPSPDNIQELYLDSLKALGIDPAKHDIRFVEDNWENPTLGAAGLGWEVWLDGMEITQFTYFQQIGGLEARPVSAEITYGLERLASYIQDKENVFELEWTDGVTVGDIYTQPEYEHSVYTFEQSDDDMLFGLFSTYEKEAKRIMEAGLVFPAYDYVLKCSHTFNLLDAKGVISVTERTGYISRVRNLARKIAKTYVEEREKLGFPMLKGGRKS; this comes from the coding sequence TTGAACATTCAAACAATGATCCAAACATTACAAAACCATTGGTCGAAAGAGGGTTGCCTGCTTATGCAAGCCTACGATACCGAGAAGGGTGCAGGTACAATGTCGCCGATGACTTTGCTGAGAAGCTTAGGTCCTGAACCCTGGAATGTCGCTTATGTTGAGCCCTCAAGGAGACCAGCAGATGGAAGGTATGGCCAGAACCCTAACCGTCTTTATCAGCATCATCAATTTCAAGTGATTATGAAGCCGTCACCTGACAATATTCAAGAACTGTATTTGGATTCATTAAAAGCGTTAGGCATTGATCCGGCGAAACATGATATCCGTTTCGTTGAAGACAATTGGGAAAACCCAACATTAGGCGCAGCAGGACTCGGATGGGAAGTATGGCTTGATGGGATGGAAATTACCCAGTTCACCTATTTCCAGCAAATTGGCGGATTGGAAGCACGTCCAGTATCAGCAGAAATCACCTATGGTCTGGAGCGTCTGGCTTCATATATTCAAGATAAAGAAAATGTCTTCGAGTTAGAGTGGACGGATGGCGTAACCGTTGGAGATATTTACACACAGCCTGAATATGAACATTCTGTTTATACATTTGAACAATCAGATGATGACATGCTCTTTGGCCTCTTTTCAACTTATGAAAAAGAAGCTAAACGCATCATGGAAGCTGGACTCGTCTTTCCTGCTTACGATTATGTATTAAAATGTTCTCACACCTTTAACCTGTTAGATGCGAAAGGCGTTATTTCTGTGACAGAACGAACAGGATATATTTCAAGAGTTAGAAACTTAGCACGTAAAATCGCTAAAACGTACGTCGAGGAAAGAGAAAAACTAGGCTTTCCAATGTTAAAGGGGGGAAGGAAGTCATGA
- the glyS gene encoding glycine--tRNA ligase subunit beta, translating into MSKTVLFELGMEEMPARFIDEALNQLTNNTETWFKENRIPFGTIKGYATPRRLAVSISEVAEQQPDIEEEAKGPAKKIALDEEGNWSKAAIGFSKGQGQTVDDIYFKEIKGIEYVHVNKFIKGESSLELLTGFKDVLLSLNFPKNMRWGSYDLRFIRPIRWIVALYGETVIPFAIENVTTGKTTYGHRFLGDKATVAEADEYETVMDQEYVLAEKDKRKQVIVNQLNELEKAKEWTIIKDEELLNEVNHLVEYPTVFSGSFSEEFLEVPEEALITSMKEHQRYFPVRSKDGSLLPYFVAVRNGNDEYLDTVSRGNEKVLKARLSDAQFFYKEDQKGTLEQKLAKLERMVYQEELGTLADKVDRVKTISDKISSLLTLSKAETSSTLRAAQLCKFDLVTHMVDEFSELQGIMGEKYARLFGEEEAVAVAIREHYLPTQAGGDLPITTAGSIVSIADKLDTIIGSIAIGIIPTGSQDPYGLRRQALGVLQILKKNNWSIEVEELLNIVHNLYAELNLASRSETDVRHDVQEFFKVRASYLLRDGDVASDVVEAVLADGIHVYPVALEKAKILADKRQDPNFKSTQEALGRVLNLAKKANTYDVDPDLFENNSEAELSKVYQRIHEDYLKLIKEQQPEKALRKLSELTEPIHSFFDDTMVMAEDENVKVNRLGLLNLISRDITLFADFNAVQWKQQF; encoded by the coding sequence ATGAGTAAAACAGTTTTATTCGAGCTTGGAATGGAAGAAATGCCTGCAAGATTTATTGATGAGGCCTTAAACCAATTAACAAACAACACAGAAACCTGGTTCAAAGAAAATCGGATTCCTTTTGGGACAATAAAGGGATATGCGACACCAAGGCGGCTAGCTGTCAGCATTTCGGAAGTGGCAGAGCAACAACCTGATATAGAAGAGGAAGCGAAAGGCCCAGCTAAAAAAATTGCGTTAGATGAGGAAGGAAATTGGTCTAAAGCAGCAATTGGCTTTTCTAAAGGACAGGGTCAGACAGTTGATGACATTTACTTTAAAGAGATCAAAGGTATCGAATATGTGCATGTGAACAAATTTATTAAAGGTGAATCTTCACTTGAGCTGTTAACAGGTTTTAAAGACGTATTGTTAAGCTTGAATTTTCCAAAGAATATGAGATGGGGAAGTTATGACTTACGATTCATCCGACCAATTCGTTGGATCGTTGCTTTATATGGTGAAACGGTTATTCCTTTTGCTATTGAAAATGTTACAACAGGGAAAACCACGTACGGTCACCGCTTCTTAGGAGATAAAGCGACGGTTGCTGAAGCAGATGAGTATGAAACGGTTATGGATCAAGAATATGTCCTTGCTGAAAAAGACAAACGGAAGCAGGTAATAGTTAATCAGCTAAATGAGCTTGAGAAAGCGAAGGAATGGACTATTATAAAAGATGAAGAACTTCTCAATGAGGTGAACCACTTAGTTGAATATCCTACTGTTTTCAGCGGTTCATTTAGTGAGGAGTTTCTTGAAGTTCCTGAAGAAGCCCTGATTACATCGATGAAGGAACACCAGCGCTATTTTCCTGTTCGATCAAAGGATGGAAGTCTGTTGCCTTATTTTGTTGCTGTCCGTAACGGCAATGATGAATATCTCGATACAGTATCGAGAGGGAATGAGAAGGTGTTAAAGGCTCGCCTTTCTGATGCCCAATTCTTCTATAAAGAGGATCAAAAGGGAACACTTGAACAAAAACTGGCTAAGCTCGAAAGAATGGTATACCAAGAAGAACTGGGTACATTAGCTGACAAAGTTGATCGAGTCAAAACCATTTCCGATAAAATAAGTTCGCTGCTTACATTATCTAAAGCAGAAACAAGCAGCACCTTAAGAGCTGCCCAGCTTTGTAAGTTTGATTTGGTCACACATATGGTTGATGAGTTTTCCGAGCTCCAAGGAATTATGGGAGAGAAGTATGCTCGTTTATTCGGCGAAGAGGAAGCAGTTGCTGTGGCGATAAGGGAACATTATCTGCCGACCCAAGCAGGCGGCGATCTGCCGATTACAACGGCCGGTTCCATTGTCAGCATTGCCGATAAATTAGATACAATTATTGGCTCCATCGCAATCGGAATTATCCCGACTGGTTCCCAAGACCCTTATGGTTTAAGACGTCAAGCACTAGGTGTCTTGCAAATTTTAAAGAAAAATAATTGGTCTATTGAAGTAGAGGAACTGTTAAACATTGTTCATAACCTATACGCTGAGCTTAATCTTGCTTCACGGAGCGAAACCGATGTGAGGCACGATGTTCAGGAATTCTTCAAAGTCCGCGCTTCCTATTTGTTAAGGGATGGGGATGTTGCATCAGATGTGGTAGAAGCGGTGCTAGCAGATGGGATTCATGTCTACCCTGTAGCCTTAGAGAAAGCAAAAATCTTAGCTGATAAACGTCAGGATCCTAATTTCAAATCAACTCAGGAAGCATTAGGACGTGTACTAAACTTAGCAAAAAAAGCAAACACATATGACGTGGATCCAGATCTTTTTGAAAATAATTCAGAAGCTGAACTAAGTAAGGTTTATCAGCGTATTCATGAAGATTATCTGAAATTAATAAAAGAACAACAACCAGAGAAAGCCTTACGTAAATTGTCAGAACTCACTGAACCTATCCATTCATTTTTCGACGATACCATGGTCATGGCGGAAGATGAAAACGTGAAGGTGAATCGTTTAGGATTGTTAAACCTAATTTCTCGGGATATCACTTTGTTTGCTGATTTCAACGCCGTTCAATGGAAACAGCAGTTTTAA